From a region of the Micropterus dolomieu isolate WLL.071019.BEF.003 ecotype Adirondacks linkage group LG21, ASM2129224v1, whole genome shotgun sequence genome:
- the LOC123960843 gene encoding protein FAM163B: MSAGTVVIAGGILATVILLTIVAVLCLCRLQYYCCKREESEKGEEEEADLSTMSPFHPLALSAPPTPPTPERYGDDPEAYPPTFLTEANGSASYSPTPPPRRCQRSHPICPSCARCSLPFYLQHPERLCNGGRRISYRTVQQQDLELPMDLASFYQKLNLIRSVTMREVVTHSVSTDV, encoded by the exons ATGTCAGCCGGGACAGTGGTCATCGCAGGAGGAATTCTGGCTACAGTCATCTTACTAACCATCGTCGCTGTACTGTGTTTATGTAGGTTACAG TATTACTGCTGTAAGAGGGAGGAGTCTGAGaagggggaagaggaggaagcagaTCTCTCCACCATGTCGCCATTCCACCCCCTGGCTCTGTCTGCTCCCCCTACGCCTCCAACGCCAGAGCGCTATGGTGATGACCCAGAGGCCTACCCTCCCACATTCCTCACTGAGGCCAACGGGTCTGCCAGCTACTCCCCCACACCACCGCCGCGCAGGTGTCAACGCTCACACCCTATCTGCCCGTCCTGCGCTCGCTGCTCACTGCCCTTCTACCTGCAGCACCCAGAGAGGCTGTGCAACGGCGGCCGCAGGATCAGCTACAGGACTGTGCAGCAGCAGGACCTGGAACTGCCCATGGACCTGGCCAGCTTCTATCAGAAGCTCAACCTTATCCGCTCTGTCACCATGAGGGAGGTGGTCACCCACAGCGTCAGCACCGACGTCTAG